A single Micromonospora sp. CCTCC AA 2012012 DNA region contains:
- a CDS encoding DUF6069 family protein — translation MANTRQAPPAPPRRGGSARTRLLAVVVATVATVAVWLIAHALDVTLAVKTGDTRQDVPVGAVIAATVVAGLIGWALLALLERVTAAGRTIWTVVAVLVLLVSLLGPLGGVSTGARITLALMHLVAAAVIIPAFRRSSHRR, via the coding sequence ATGGCGAACACCAGGCAGGCTCCCCCCGCTCCGCCGCGACGAGGCGGCTCCGCCCGCACCCGGCTGCTCGCCGTCGTGGTGGCCACCGTGGCCACCGTCGCGGTGTGGCTGATCGCCCACGCGCTGGACGTGACGCTGGCCGTGAAGACCGGCGACACCCGGCAGGACGTCCCGGTCGGCGCCGTGATCGCGGCCACCGTGGTCGCCGGCCTGATCGGCTGGGCGCTGCTGGCCCTACTGGAGCGGGTGACCGCCGCCGGCCGGACGATCTGGACGGTCGTCGCGGTGCTCGTGCTGCTGGTCTCGCTGCTCGGGCCGCTGGGTGGCGTCTCGACGGGCGCCCGGATCACCCTCGCGCTCATGCACCTGGTGGCGGCGGCCGTCATCATCCCCGCCTTCCGCCGCTCCTCCCACCGGCGCTGA
- a CDS encoding 4'-phosphopantetheinyl transferase family protein: MLLRRHRRDDGGTLTAALRRTDAVVVHARVADWRPRPGDGYDWAALLGDDADRLDRLPDEPARHRLAASRLLLTHLVGAATGRAPGEIRLARDAARRPYPVGQPVDVNLSHTADVLLAGVCTRGRIGVDIERADRWLGGPVAAGRLCSEREHAALADLRGAALDRRLVRLWTLKEACAKALGGGLAHDLRSLSFDLAPGADGSAYAGLPGGPADWSVTPLPVGAPHVAAVAHWLAPPDAPRRRAVPSRHGRLTS; this comes from the coding sequence GTGCTGCTGCGTCGTCACCGCCGTGACGACGGCGGCACGCTGACCGCCGCGCTGCGCCGTACCGACGCGGTGGTGGTGCACGCCCGGGTGGCGGACTGGCGGCCCCGGCCGGGGGACGGGTACGACTGGGCGGCGCTGCTCGGCGACGACGCGGATCGACTGGACCGGCTGCCCGACGAGCCCGCCCGGCACCGGCTCGCCGCGTCCCGACTGCTGCTCACCCACCTGGTCGGGGCGGCGACCGGCCGGGCACCGGGTGAGATCCGACTGGCCCGCGACGCCGCGCGTCGCCCGTACCCGGTGGGGCAGCCGGTGGACGTCAACCTCAGCCACACCGCTGACGTGTTGCTCGCCGGGGTCTGCACCCGGGGCCGGATCGGCGTCGACATCGAGCGGGCCGACCGGTGGCTCGGCGGCCCCGTGGCGGCCGGCCGGCTCTGCTCCGAACGGGAACACGCCGCCCTCGCCGACCTGCGCGGCGCGGCGCTCGACCGCCGGCTCGTCCGGCTGTGGACGTTGAAGGAGGCGTGCGCCAAGGCGCTGGGCGGCGGGCTCGCCCACGACCTGCGGTCGCTCTCGTTCGACCTCGCACCGGGCGCCGACGGGTCCGCGTACGCCGGTCTGCCCGGTGGCCCGGCCGACTGGTCGGTCACCCCGCTGCCGGTGGGCGCGCCGCACGTCGCCGCCGTCGCCCACTGGCTCGCACCACCCGACGCGCCGCGGCGGCGGGCGGTCCCATCCCGACACGGAAGGCTCACCTCATGA
- the mqnE gene encoding aminofutalosine synthase MqnE, which produces MDVGLKRELEQKVAAGDRLSREDGIALYESDDLAWLGGLAHQVRTKKNGDAVYFNINRHLNMTNVCTASCAYCSFQRKPGEKDAYTMRIEEAVRLAKAMQNEQLTELHIVNGLHPTLPWRYYPRSIRALKEALPANVAVKAFTATEIHWFERISGLSADEILDELIDAGLESLTGGGAEIFDWEVRQHIVDHQTHWEDWSRIHRLAHSKGLKTPCTMLYGHIEEPRHRVDHVLRLRELQDETGGFRVFIPLRYQHDFHDSADGKVRNRIQARTTMASPAEALKTFAVSRLLFDNVQHVKVFWVMHGLQTAGLALNHGADDIDGSVVEYKITHDADNYGTPDKMSRDGLLDLIRDAGFRPVERNTRYEIVREFDGPDTAVRESPQPMRV; this is translated from the coding sequence ATGGACGTAGGACTCAAGCGGGAACTCGAGCAGAAGGTCGCCGCGGGCGACCGGCTCAGCCGGGAGGACGGCATCGCGCTCTACGAGAGCGACGACCTGGCCTGGCTGGGTGGCCTGGCCCACCAGGTGCGGACGAAGAAGAACGGCGACGCCGTCTACTTCAACATCAACCGGCACCTGAACATGACCAACGTCTGCACCGCGTCGTGCGCGTACTGCTCGTTCCAGCGCAAGCCGGGGGAGAAGGACGCCTACACGATGCGGATCGAGGAGGCCGTGCGGCTGGCCAAGGCGATGCAGAACGAGCAGCTCACCGAGCTGCACATCGTCAACGGCCTGCACCCGACGCTGCCCTGGCGCTACTACCCGCGCTCGATCCGGGCACTGAAGGAGGCGCTGCCGGCGAACGTCGCCGTCAAGGCGTTCACCGCCACCGAGATCCACTGGTTCGAGCGGATCTCCGGGCTGAGCGCCGACGAGATCCTCGACGAGCTGATCGACGCCGGCCTGGAGTCGCTGACCGGCGGCGGCGCGGAGATCTTCGACTGGGAGGTCCGGCAGCACATCGTCGACCACCAGACCCACTGGGAGGACTGGTCGCGGATCCACCGGCTGGCCCACAGCAAGGGGCTCAAGACGCCGTGCACGATGCTCTACGGCCACATCGAGGAGCCCCGGCACCGGGTCGACCACGTGCTGCGGCTGCGGGAGCTGCAGGACGAGACCGGCGGCTTCCGGGTCTTCATCCCGCTGCGCTACCAGCACGACTTCCACGACTCGGCGGACGGCAAGGTCCGTAACCGGATCCAGGCGCGCACCACGATGGCCAGCCCGGCGGAGGCGCTGAAGACCTTCGCCGTCTCGCGGCTGCTCTTCGACAACGTCCAGCACGTGAAGGTGTTCTGGGTGATGCACGGCCTGCAGACCGCCGGCCTCGCCCTGAACCACGGCGCGGACGACATCGACGGCTCGGTCGTCGAATACAAGATCACGCACGACGCCGACAACTACGGCACGCCGGACAAGATGTCCCGCGACGGGCTCCTCGATCTCATCCGGGACGCCGGGTTCCGCCCGGTGGAGCGGAACACCCGCTACGAGATCGTCCGCGAGTTCGACGGTCCGGACACGGCCGTCCGGGAGAGCCCGCAGCCGATGCGGGTCTGA
- a CDS encoding 2-oxo acid dehydrogenase subunit E2, with the protein MPESGRLAAQRRHTLYFLRWSRAVAPVFLDTEVDMTRVLAHREQAAARGRRISVLSYVVRSATEVLARHPACNAVVGGGLVPRIRHVDEVRPKIAMDRTVAGQRVVLSAVLPDQRGADLDEIQDALDRLRDTPAEELPELRGTLLLHRLPAALGWPAFRATVSRLSRRPGLLGTVAVSSLGHRAVDGFHAVGGTTCTLNLGRVRPTPVVRDGAVVVAPVLRLNLAFDHRVVDGAEAADVLTEITQSLEDGDVPSPLPVVASGAAASSPP; encoded by the coding sequence ATGCCTGAGTCCGGCCGGCTGGCCGCGCAGCGCCGGCACACGCTCTATTTCCTGCGCTGGAGCAGGGCCGTCGCCCCGGTCTTCCTCGACACCGAGGTGGACATGACCCGGGTGCTCGCGCACCGCGAGCAGGCCGCCGCGCGCGGCCGGCGGATCTCCGTGCTGAGCTACGTCGTCCGCTCCGCCACCGAGGTGCTGGCCCGCCACCCGGCCTGCAACGCGGTGGTCGGCGGCGGCCTGGTGCCGCGGATCCGCCACGTCGACGAGGTACGCCCCAAGATCGCCATGGACCGTACCGTGGCCGGGCAGCGGGTGGTGCTCTCCGCGGTGCTGCCCGACCAGCGGGGCGCCGACCTGGACGAGATCCAGGACGCGCTGGACCGGCTCCGGGACACCCCCGCCGAGGAGCTGCCCGAGCTGCGGGGCACCCTCCTGCTGCACCGCCTGCCCGCCGCGCTCGGCTGGCCGGCGTTCCGCGCCACGGTGTCCCGGCTGTCCCGCCGACCCGGACTGCTCGGCACCGTCGCGGTCTCCTCCCTCGGCCACCGCGCGGTGGACGGCTTCCACGCCGTCGGCGGCACCACCTGCACCCTCAACCTCGGCCGGGTACGCCCCACCCCGGTGGTGCGCGACGGCGCGGTGGTGGTGGCGCCGGTGCTGCGGCTGAACCTGGCCTTCGACCACCGGGTCGTCGACGGCGCCGAGGCGGCGGACGTGCTGACCGAGATCACGCAGAGCCTGGAGGACGGCGATGTCCCGTCACCGTTGCCCGTCGTCGCGTCCGGTGCTGCTGCGTCGTCACCGCCGTGA
- a CDS encoding acyl-CoA carboxylase subunit beta: MTSVLVDEVVDERVPVRRLAALCDPGSGVPVGTWTGPGVEVVRGRVDDIPVVAFCTDATTMAGAIGAEDSRRIVHAIELALAENCPVIGLWHSGGARLADGVRSMDGVGRVFAAITEASGRIPQISVVLGPAAGAAAYGPALTDVVVMSSAGRVFVTGPDVVQSVTGERIDMAGLGGPDVHSRSGVVHVVTATEDEALARARAITTLLARQGTFDPTRVTADADPRRLLPTRARRAYDVRPLVRDVLDADTGFEELQARWAPNLVVGWGRLAGRTVGVVANNPLRKAGCLDSLSAEKAARFVRMCDSFGVPLVVIVDVPGYLPGTGQEWEGVVRRGAKLLHAFAGSVVPRVTLITRKAYGGAYIAMNSRSLHATAVFAWPEAEVAVMSATAAVGVLHRRALAAAPDAEREALRASLVTEHERVAGGVGVAMEIGVVDEVIEPRDTRRRLTEALARAPHRRGRHTNIPL, from the coding sequence ATGACCTCCGTGCTCGTCGACGAGGTGGTCGACGAGCGGGTGCCCGTACGGCGGCTCGCTGCGCTCTGCGACCCCGGCTCAGGCGTCCCGGTCGGGACCTGGACCGGCCCCGGCGTCGAGGTGGTCCGGGGCCGCGTCGACGACATCCCGGTGGTGGCCTTCTGCACCGACGCGACCACCATGGCCGGGGCGATCGGCGCGGAGGACTCCCGACGGATCGTCCACGCGATCGAGCTGGCGCTGGCCGAGAACTGCCCGGTGATCGGCCTCTGGCACTCCGGCGGCGCCCGACTGGCCGACGGGGTCCGGTCGATGGACGGCGTCGGGCGGGTCTTCGCCGCCATCACCGAGGCCTCCGGGCGGATCCCGCAGATCTCCGTGGTGCTCGGGCCCGCGGCCGGCGCGGCGGCGTACGGGCCGGCGCTGACCGACGTCGTCGTGATGTCCTCGGCCGGGCGGGTCTTCGTGACCGGGCCGGACGTGGTGCAGTCCGTCACCGGTGAACGGATCGACATGGCCGGGCTCGGTGGCCCCGACGTGCACAGCCGCTCCGGGGTGGTGCACGTGGTGACCGCCACCGAGGACGAGGCGCTGGCCCGGGCCCGGGCGATCACCACGCTCCTGGCCCGCCAGGGCACCTTCGACCCGACGCGGGTGACCGCCGACGCCGACCCGCGTCGCCTGCTGCCCACCCGGGCCCGCCGCGCCTACGACGTACGCCCGCTGGTGCGGGACGTGCTCGACGCCGACACCGGGTTCGAGGAGCTGCAGGCCCGCTGGGCGCCCAACCTGGTGGTCGGCTGGGGCCGGCTGGCCGGGCGCACGGTCGGGGTGGTCGCCAACAACCCGCTGCGCAAGGCGGGCTGCCTGGACTCGCTCAGCGCCGAGAAGGCGGCCCGGTTCGTGCGGATGTGCGACTCGTTCGGGGTGCCGCTGGTCGTCATCGTCGACGTGCCCGGTTACCTGCCGGGCACCGGCCAGGAGTGGGAGGGCGTGGTCCGCCGCGGCGCGAAGCTGCTGCACGCCTTCGCCGGCTCGGTGGTGCCCCGGGTCACCCTGATCACCCGCAAGGCGTACGGCGGGGCGTACATCGCGATGAACTCTCGGTCGCTGCACGCGACGGCGGTCTTCGCGTGGCCCGAGGCGGAGGTGGCGGTGATGAGCGCGACCGCGGCCGTGGGCGTGCTGCACCGGCGGGCGCTGGCCGCCGCGCCGGACGCGGAGCGGGAGGCGCTGCGCGCCAGCCTCGTCACCGAGCACGAACGGGTGGCCGGCGGCGTCGGCGTGGCCATGGAGATCGGCGTCGTCGACGAGGTGATCGAGCCGCGGGACACCCGGCGCCGGCTCACCGAGGCGCTCGCCCGGGCCCCGCACCGTCGGGGCCGGCACACCAACATTCCCCTGTAG
- a CDS encoding FAD-dependent oxidoreductase, whose protein sequence is MTETITTDVCVVGGGPAGLTFALALAARGHRVVVLEKSRTFERSFRGESIAPDSVWLLERLGVLDALRAQRILDVRRMELRDAGRPVLRVDFDSLAQPARLPVEVPQPMLLGTLTEAAERHPGFTLLRQTAVTGLVEQDGRVCGVDATTERGPLRVRARLTVGADGRYSRVREWAGLPYRKIPLGRDFLWFVAPCPPEWTNDTYRIRISGSQHAMCIPTYPDLVRVGFNIPKNGLRELRAQGIGALHARIDELAPELSDAVREAVPSWSETALLEIFTGVVPRWGRPGLALLGDAAHTLTPVLAQGINHAIIDGMTFAPMVGHALAAAGVDQRLDEATAEFQRMREPSVARARGLQLRQEKLFALASPLAQALRRTVYRLVDHTPPLKRRIWTGLYQTPIGEVDHQDVPAVPHPAG, encoded by the coding sequence ATGACCGAGACCATCACGACGGACGTCTGCGTCGTGGGCGGCGGCCCGGCGGGCCTCACCTTCGCCCTCGCCCTGGCCGCCCGGGGCCACCGGGTGGTCGTGCTGGAGAAGAGCCGCACCTTCGAACGGTCGTTCCGGGGTGAGTCGATCGCGCCGGACTCGGTGTGGCTGCTGGAACGGCTCGGCGTGCTCGACGCGCTGCGCGCCCAGCGGATCCTCGACGTGCGGCGGATGGAGCTGCGCGACGCCGGCCGCCCGGTGCTGCGGGTGGACTTCGACAGCCTGGCGCAGCCGGCCCGGCTGCCGGTCGAGGTGCCGCAGCCGATGCTGCTCGGCACGCTGACCGAGGCCGCCGAGCGGCACCCGGGCTTCACCCTGCTGCGGCAGACCGCCGTCACCGGGCTGGTCGAACAGGACGGTCGGGTGTGCGGGGTCGACGCGACGACCGAGCGGGGGCCGCTGCGGGTCCGCGCCCGGCTCACCGTCGGCGCGGACGGCCGGTACAGCCGGGTCCGCGAGTGGGCCGGCCTGCCGTACCGGAAGATCCCGCTGGGTCGGGACTTCCTCTGGTTCGTCGCGCCCTGCCCGCCGGAGTGGACCAACGACACCTACCGGATCCGGATCAGCGGCAGCCAGCACGCCATGTGCATCCCCACCTATCCCGACCTCGTCCGGGTCGGCTTCAACATCCCCAAGAACGGGCTGCGCGAGCTGCGCGCCCAGGGCATCGGCGCGCTGCACGCCCGGATCGACGAGCTGGCGCCGGAGCTGTCCGACGCGGTCCGGGAGGCCGTGCCGAGCTGGTCGGAGACCGCCCTGCTGGAGATCTTCACCGGCGTGGTGCCGCGGTGGGGCAGGCCGGGTCTCGCGCTGCTCGGCGACGCCGCCCACACCCTGACGCCGGTGCTGGCCCAGGGCATCAACCACGCCATCATCGACGGGATGACGTTCGCCCCGATGGTCGGTCACGCGCTCGCCGCCGCCGGTGTGGACCAGCGGCTCGACGAGGCGACCGCCGAGTTCCAGCGGATGCGCGAGCCGTCGGTCGCCCGGGCCCGGGGACTGCAACTGCGGCAGGAGAAGCTCTTCGCCCTCGCCAGCCCGCTCGCGCAGGCGCTGCGCCGCACGGTCTACCGCCTCGTCGACCACACCCCGCCGCTGAAGCGCCGGATCTGGACCGGGCTCTATCAGACGCCGATCGGCGAGGTCGACCACCAGGACGTGCCGGCGGTGCCGCACCCGGCCGGCTGA
- a CDS encoding acyl carrier protein — MITQAEFLVLLDDELGLDYAPADLDRDVDELPGWDSVYLWRLLTVLETRTGRPLPFDELLTTRTLEGLRRLAVADA; from the coding sequence ATGATCACGCAAGCGGAGTTCCTCGTCCTGCTCGACGACGAACTCGGGCTCGACTACGCCCCGGCGGACCTCGACCGGGACGTCGACGAGCTGCCCGGCTGGGACTCGGTCTATCTCTGGCGGCTGCTCACCGTCCTGGAGACGCGCACCGGCCGGCCGCTGCCCTTCGACGAGCTGCTGACCACCCGGACCCTGGAAGGGCTGCGGCGACTGGCGGTGGCGGATGCCTGA
- a CDS encoding SRPBCC domain-containing protein — translation MRTIDTSIMISATPERVWEILTDLPRYEEWNPFVRRAAGRPAVGEVLALFIQPPGEKGMTHHPTVTVAEPARHFQWLGKVAVPGLFGARHEFVLEPTGEGTRLRHRETFTGLLVPFLKRTLDRTETGFGQLNRALKERAEATVD, via the coding sequence GTGCGCACCATCGACACCTCGATCATGATCTCGGCGACGCCGGAGCGGGTCTGGGAGATCCTCACCGACCTGCCCCGCTACGAGGAGTGGAACCCGTTCGTCCGGAGGGCGGCGGGCCGACCGGCGGTGGGGGAGGTGCTGGCCCTCTTCATCCAGCCGCCCGGCGAGAAGGGCATGACCCACCATCCCACCGTCACGGTCGCCGAGCCGGCGCGGCACTTCCAGTGGCTCGGCAAGGTGGCCGTGCCGGGACTCTTCGGCGCCCGGCACGAGTTCGTCCTCGAACCGACGGGCGAGGGCACCCGGCTGCGGCACCGCGAGACGTTCACCGGCCTGCTGGTGCCGTTCCTCAAGCGCACGCTGGACCGTACCGAGACCGGTTTCGGCCAGCTCAACCGGGCGCTGAAGGAGCGGGCCGAGGCCACCGTGGACTGA